TATGTATCCGGTGTCTCCAAGAGCTGGTTCCAGACATTCATTATATTTGGATGTGGATACAGGTCTAGCGATAGCTAAGTGGTAAATATTCATGGGCATCGTCTCGAAAACCGGGCCCTAGGAAATTTGTGGCTACATTCCTTACTGACGAGGCTAACTGCTAAGAATTACCATACAAAATTGAGTGAAACTCGACCATATTGCGATCCATGACATTGTACCTATGTCCCAGTGAAGGGATCGTTTAATAATTTTTGTGAATTCTAGATCACGGAAGTCTTGGTACTGCAAATACAATTGCTTCAGTCAATAAACACATAAATCCCTCTGCTGGGACTGACTCATTTTCGCCCCATATTAATTCCATATTCTATATTTCAACCGTGTTTCAGGTCTTGAACTTGCCCGATAAGGTAAAAATTAAGTCCGGGCTATATTGACCCCGGTGTGATCAAGCCTCAAAGGGGTGTTGCATTACGTATGAATAGCGTGGATAATTCTCCGATGAAACTGCTAAATAGATCAGCTTTATGATAGTAAAATGCCCAATTCGGTAGTTATCTCACAAACACCGTTTTCCCGACCTCTTGCAACTTGATGCACAGGTTGTGAATGACAACAGTTTTATCATGCTTGGTTTTGTATCTTTCCGTAGATGTAAAGAAACCTTTTGTGGTCTTTCAGTTGTAAAAGTGCTGTGGAAGGTTTTGGCCGGTTGGAGAATATGCAATAATAGGGTGCTGAAAGATGTGTTCAGCAGACGAGAGTAAGATTCTATATAGGTTCATATCACTCCATCGATGTTCTAGTCGATTATAGATAAAACAAGTGAGATGGACTGGCAGTGTGGCCCAAAAAAATATTATCGCTAAGCGGATTTACGGTTGTTTTTCACATCGCAGTTCGAGGACATcagtgctatgtgcgtgctgCTTTGCTGAGTTAGTACTTCATCACATTGAGCCCAAGCCCCGGTTTTGCCAGTATTAGTATTTGAGTTTTACGTTCCTTAGGTTTTAAAAGCCAGACATGCCCTATGGACTTTCAATCACTTCGAGCTAGCTAAAGACACAACCCAGTTCCTTCGTATACTATATCATTCATATCAGTATGCCTCCAACCCAGACTATTCAGACTTGCAGCGCATGCGGAGAGCAATATCCTGCAGGTAACGCAGAGCAGTAAGCACCTAAGGGAACTTCAGTTATTCTCCCAATACACTAATTTGAACAATATTAGGACTCTCAGTCTTCCTGATTCTGGTACTTGTATTATGTGTACCTTCACCGTTGCTCCTTGGGAGTTTTCAACATTCGCACCGACAGCACCAGCTGTCAATGTTGAGAGTGTCCAAGGCATTTATCTTCCAGCGAATAACCCAAGTCCTACGCCTATCGCTGTGAACGTCAATATTCATAACGAGCCTGTAGGGGTGCGTCGAGTACCTCAGATCGAATTTCTCGGCCCTCGAAACACATTGTTCTATATTACGATTACGAAGGGACCAGCAGGGCAACTATTGAACTGCCCATACCACGTCTACTTTCAAACATACCACCAGAGCCTCCCCAACCAATGTGTATCCGCCATTACTCATGGTTCTCCAAAGTACCCATGGCTCGGGGATATCGTTGTGCTGAagtttgatggcaaacgaaTGGAACGGTTCAGGAGTGCAAGCTTAACTGACGATATGGCTAACATTTCTTGGTTTTTCATGAGTCATGCCATTCCTAGTCAAGAAGCACGAGTTTAAGCATTCATGTTGCCCAAGTTATACGCCTCTGTTGTGAAATTGATCCTGTCTCTTGAAACTCATTCTGCATACACGTTCTGAATGATATTACTGTGTATTCGACTATGATACAATCCCGAAATACTTGAGAATTGAATAAATGTTTAATCGACTTAATTTGCTGACTagaagcgccaagccatttGCCACCCGGTCTGATTTGAACACACATGTGGAATGCTCGTCACGAGAATAAATTCTCCTCATGACACATAGGACTATTAGTATCTACCGAGAAGTGAAACAATAGTAGGTCTGATAGGGGTTTCCTCCAGGAAGTGAGATCCAAGTTAGTGCATGAGTAGTATATGCTTCCGGGGGTCCGGGGCGCGCATATAGCCGCCCAAACTTAGATGAGTCACTCAAATAGAGACGGTAAAAGTTTATTCGGTGTAGAATCTACAACCAAAGCGACAAAAAGATCCGTGTGGCTACGATGTGTTCTGCAAAGAACTAAAGGATGTTCATCGTGCGATCTCGGAATATTGACCTGGGGTTTTAACAACCCGGATCTGTAGTAATTCCCGATAGCATATGGCATAAATAACTCTGGTGGAGGTGTGAAATGCAAAACGAGCAATGTACGCTGAGGTCCACAGTGAACTACATGGAGTGTAGACGATTGCAAATTGTGTCATAGCTGTGTATCAAATTATCGCAACTGCTATCGTAAATAAATACAAGCGCTCCGCGGTGAATCGAATGTATCGAATCTATGCTGATGCTTGATCGGCTAAAAGGGGGCGCCTCTCTCCTTCCTGAACACCAACGCTCGAGAGAGGATCGCTATCCGTAGTAGCAGGGCCAATCAGAGGTGTTTCTGCGGGTTGAGTTGTACGCATGAATGACGGAGGGCTAACCAGCCCATTGAACAAAAACTGTGATCGAAGAGGTTAGTCGTTTGATAAAACGTGTCACTAAATTTGCTTACGGTCCCGTAACTGATCGATCACCATGGTGCCCGTTAATAAGGTAATTCCAACAGAGAAAAATCTACTCACACAAGCAGTCCAAACCCAATGAACTGGGGCACGGATCCAGGCCATTTAATCTTCTCCCATCCCAACATAACACTGCCAATCCAGATGCCGAGTGTGCGGCATGTGTCGATGGTGCTACGTGCGGTGGCCGATATGCTGCGTGTCACAGACAATCCAAAGTAGTTGAATGACGCGATCGAGAACATGATCAAGAAAGAAGCGAGCAAAACGGGGGACGTGAGTTCCGACGAAGGCGGGATGATGGTCAAAGGGATAGAAGGAAAGTAAGCGATCACAGGAAGGGCAAGAAGGATAGTGAATGTGCCAAAGAAGCCTTCCCAGCCGACGGCGAGCATAGCCTCAACCGAGTAAGTCTTCATAATCTTGTCTTCGATCACGAACTGTGTGGCAGCGCTTTACGGAACGATGAGCCATGAGTTCAATAATATAAGTCAAAGATAAAGATAAAAGCTTACAATAATTGGGCCAGCAACACTAAGGACATACCCATGATCAATTCTGGATCAGCATCAGCGGCGTTTGCAACGACACCGGTCTCGTCACTACTGCGAATGAGAGAGCCGGATAGGCCAACGAGCCCAACACCAAACATTACGGTGACAAGGGAGAACCATTGAAAGCGAAGAGGCGGGTACGCAGAAGAATGACTGAGAGAACTCCCACCCAAAGGACCAATGCCCCTCGCGTCATTTGATATATCGAGACCGGAATATGGCTGCAGAAGCGATCAGACGACACACATTGAGAAGTAAGATATGGACGAACATCAACCCAACACCCATCAACTGTGATATGTGTGATCAATTAGTGCCAGGTTCAAATATTATTAAAAGTGTATACCGTGGTTGCAGTGAGGTCGCACAAGGCCGGAATCCAAAACCAGCAGACGTTCCAGCCAGTCAAAGGGATAGCGTGGTCTTTGGGTGATTCTTCGGCACTTTCATCCTCCTCGATAAGTAACGGCTGGGCTCTCTTGGGCTGGGAAAATTTGGCAAATATGACGGGCAAGAAGCCTGGGAGTGATGGCTAATTTAGACCAGCTGAGCTGTGTGAAGTGCAAGTGGGAACCTACAGAGCATCTCTCCGACAAACATGTTGAGGGTTTGCCATACTACGACCGGATTGTGAGCATGATTTCTCGTCTAATATATATGGCTGACCTGGTTGTTCGAAGTACCTAGCAGGAAGCTTCTCCCCTGGCTCACAGTTGGCAACACACATGTTATCTTGCCATTTCGTGAGCAGCGAGTTTGCACATCCTGGAGAATAGTGAGATTTTCAGGTGCCAAATCATACAATCTTCAAAAATATCAAGTACCTGTGATGAGCATTCCCGTAACGAGTATAGGTACCACCGACTTAAAAGACATGGTGGTTGGTGCGGTGGCAAGTAACCTGGGGCGGTTGGCTGACAAAACCAAATAAGGGTGCTGCTCACGTGCACGTGGTGCGACCACCGGAACTTGAACTCACTTCAAATAGATACGACGGCCATTCACTACCAACCAGCTGACAAGAGTGTCACTATGATTACAACATACTCAACATCATCAGCGAATTGAATCTTTCGACATCAGTCGCCCTATATCGCTACACCTGGACGCCGCACATTCGAGAACTAACTTGGAATCAAACTTTGATCGATCGCTGATCGGCAAAGCCAAGGGGGCCCAGATCCTCGTTATTCTACTTCCAGTACATGAACAGATATCCTATCTCTGGATCATTTTAGCAAACTATCTGTCGTACCCAATAACGGTACTTTGTGGAATTGATGTTTGAAACGGAGGGCAGCTTCGCATTAATTTACAATTCAACCGAATACTCTACCGAATATAATCTCTTGGACAGTACTTCTGATCCGACTTTGATGGGATGAACATTTAGAATTAGGGGGGGAGGAAGGTGTTGAAACGTTACCTGTGGTACAAAGTTCCACATAAGGTAGGGTCTTCAGAGCTCTAAATATGCAAGCTTCATCTTAATCTTGTACTGACACCCATAGAATCGACCATCGCTGTTGCTCTGCCTATCATGCTATTCAGCAACAGTGTGTATTCCCGTATCCAAACTCCAAGTTCCCTGGTTTTCAAACGAATCACAATCTAAAACATGATATGTTTGCCCAGAGGCACTAGTCTCTGTGGACAGTTCCCTATAAAACATGTGAATCTCGGTTACTCATGTAAATTGTAGAAAGTGCTGTTTGATTCCTCTCCGGCGTTGAAGAAAAACGCACCTGCTAGCCCACAATACAGAGAAAAATATCTAAAGCGCGCTGTCAAGATTGGAGAGAGTACCCAACAGAATAAATTGTTTGTTGTTGGTTTGTTTAATCTCAGTGTCGTGTTCACTCGACGTCTCAATTCGATGAGGAGAAAACGTCGTAAATAGAGGCTGAGTCGGCTGAAAAGGGTGTAAATGCATATAATGAATATAAACCCCCGAATG
This genomic interval from Rhizoctonia solani chromosome 11, complete sequence contains the following:
- a CDS encoding Solute carrier family 35 member F6: MSFKSVVPILVTGMLITGCANSLLTKWQDNMCVANCEPGEKLPARYFEQPVWQTLNMFVGEMLCFLPVIFAKFSQPKRAQPLLIEEDESAEESPKDHAIPLTGWNVCWFWIPALCDLTATTLMGVGLMFPYSGLDISNDARGIGPLGGSSLSHSSAYPPLRFQWFSLVTVMFGVGLVGLSGSLIRSSDETGVVANAADADPELIMGMSLVLLAQLFAATQFVIEDKIMKTYSVEAMLAVGWEGFFGTFTILLALPVIAYFPSIPLTIIPPSSELTSPVLLASFLIMFSIASFNYFGLSVTRSISATARSTIDTCRTLGIWIGSVMLGWEKIKWPGSVPQFIGFGLLVYGTFLFNGLVSPPSFMRTTQPAETPLIGPATTDSDPLSSVGVQEGERRPLLADQASA